Proteins from a genomic interval of Coprothermobacter sp.:
- a CDS encoding NAD(P)-dependent oxidoreductase — MTCRGRGPVNEVMSSRTRVVVLGSRGLAGHMILDYLSRIDHFEVVGIDRGPASRFVQIRADVESSSRLLSVLTAVKPAVVVNCIGVLNAAADADLRRAILLNSYLPYELAAWGDGLGFKLIHLSTDCVFAGNTGDYTETAVPDGTTAYARTKMLGEVQSGRHLTFRTSIVGPEIRPDGNGLLEWFLRQTGVVPGYAGVQWTGVTSLVLARAVEAAISSDLCGLYHLVSDTSISKYRLLKEMARAFGVHGIRIVRQQRPHSRRTLICTRTDFDFRVPDYRSMLEELARTVEDWPELRWSLH; from the coding sequence ATGACTTGCAGAGGGAGAGGCCCCGTGAATGAGGTCATGAGCAGCAGGACGAGAGTCGTTGTCCTGGGGTCGCGCGGACTGGCCGGCCACATGATTCTGGACTACTTGTCGAGAATAGACCACTTTGAGGTGGTCGGCATCGACCGCGGGCCTGCATCTCGTTTTGTTCAGATTCGCGCTGACGTCGAGAGTTCGAGCCGGCTTCTGTCTGTGCTGACGGCGGTGAAACCGGCAGTTGTCGTCAACTGCATAGGTGTTTTGAATGCCGCTGCAGATGCTGACCTCAGGCGTGCTATCCTGCTGAACAGCTATTTGCCATACGAATTGGCAGCCTGGGGAGACGGCCTCGGCTTCAAGCTCATTCACCTGAGCACCGATTGCGTCTTTGCTGGGAACACCGGTGACTACACTGAAACAGCTGTGCCGGACGGTACGACTGCTTACGCGCGCACGAAGATGTTGGGAGAAGTACAATCGGGCCGTCACCTGACATTTCGGACGTCCATCGTCGGTCCCGAGATCCGACCAGACGGGAACGGACTCCTGGAGTGGTTTCTTCGGCAAACCGGAGTTGTGCCGGGGTATGCCGGTGTCCAGTGGACCGGCGTCACATCACTGGTTCTGGCAAGAGCGGTGGAGGCAGCCATCTCGTCTGATCTGTGTGGACTGTATCACCTGGTCTCGGACACGTCAATCTCGAAATATCGGCTGTTGAAGGAAATGGCCAGAGCCTTCGGCGTACACGGGATCCGGATTGTCAGACAGCAGAGACCTCACAGCCGTCGGACTCTCATCTGTACGAGGACGGATTTCGACTTCCGGGTTCCGGACTACCGCTCCATGCTGGAGG